From a region of the Syngnathoides biaculeatus isolate LvHL_M chromosome 2, ASM1980259v1, whole genome shotgun sequence genome:
- the csrnp2 gene encoding cysteine/serine-rich nuclear protein 2: MEAGSSLSLKRHYEEVDNSSPFSTPKDSDDDISSSDSADSCDSLNPPTRMEFTPTSILRQHKLSPGGKRVRFDAVTVYYFPRRQGFTSVPSQGGSSLGMAHNHSSIRRYTLGEFAREQESSHRHTLRQHLRQEKLNARKLKLTRNGTVECAQAELLTLDDVSDEDLDVDAVEVDDCFFLQPLPTKRRRALLRASGIARIDAREKTELRAIRLSREECGCDCRLYCDPRHCGCSQAGIKCQVDRMSFPCGCSRDGCGNLAGRVEFNPLRVRTHYLHTIMKLDLEKRKVLLQVPGETYAESDRVSSPFSTCPSSLGPEESEVRACVLEAEEDILERENETAVLHLQSAEEQERLEREVRAQDPQVEEVLLQGPFPTGTAVLCINQEEDESPADLLRDSASLHYYQLSSIEPATLESTEEEVQEVRGGESLGVQLPSDQSKLNHHEVCPEESVETKIVKDPLPLGV, from the exons ATGGAGGCAGGTTCATCACTCAGCCTCAAACGACACTATGAAGAGGTGGACAATAGCTCTCCCTTTTCTACACCTAAAGACTCCGATGATGACATCTCCAGCAGCGACAGTGCCGACAGCTGCGACAGCCTCAACCCCCCCACCAGGATGGAATTCACCC CCACGTCCATCCTCAGACAGCACAAGCTGTCGCCAGGAGGTAAGCGAGTGCGTTTTGATGCGGTGACAGTTTATTACTTCCCCCGGAGGCAGGGCTTCACCAGCGTCCCCAGCCAGGGGGGCAGCTCGCTGGGGATGGCGCACAACCACTCATCCATCCGTCGTTACACGCTGGGGGAGTTTGCTCGGGAGCAGGAAAGCAGTCACCGGCACACCTTACGCCAACACCTGCGCCAGGAGAAGCTCAATGCTCGCAAGCTGAAG CTTACCAGAAATGGCACAGTGGAATGCGCCCAAGCCGAACTGTTGACTTTGGACGACGTGTCCGATGAGGACCTCGACGTGGATGCGGTGGAGGTAGACGACTGCTTCTTCCTCCAGCCACTGCCCACCAAGCGACGCAGAGCTCTCCTGAGAGCCTCCGGCATCGCTCGCATCGACGCCCGGGAGAAAACAGAGCTGCGTGCCATCCGCCTGTCCAGGGAGGAATGTGGCTGCGACTGTCGTTTGTACTGCGACCCTCGACACTGTGGCTGCAGCCAGGCCGGCATCAAGTGCCAG GTGGACAGAATGTCCTTCCCGTGCGGATGCTCCCGAGACGGTTGCGGCAACTTAGCGGGCCGCGTCGAGTTCAACCCACTGCGTGTCCGAACACACTACCTGCATACCATCATGAAGCTGGACCTGGAGAAGAGGAAGGTCCTGCTGCAAGTGCCCGGGGAGACTTATGCTGAGTCGGACCGAGTGTCCTCCCCATTCTCCACTTGCCCGTCATCCCTGGGCCCGGAAGAGAGCGAGGTGCGGGCATGTGTCTTGGAGGCGGAAGAGGACATCCTGGAGCGAGAGAATGAGACCGCCGTGTTGCACCTGCAGAGCGCCGAGGAGCAAGAGAGGCTGGAGAGGGAGGTGCGGGCACAGGACCCACAGGTGGAAGAGGTTCTTCTGCAAGGGCCTTTCCCAACTGGGACTGCAGTGCTCTGCATCAACCAAGAGGAGGACGAAAGTCCTGCTGATCTCCTCAGAGATTCTGCCTCTCTCCACTACTACCAACTCAGCTCCATAGAGCCGGCTACCCTAGAGTCGACAGAGGAGGAGGTTCAAGAGGTCAGAGGAGGCGAGTCTTTAGGCGTCCAGCTCCCAAGTGACCAATCAAAGCTGAACCATCATGAAGTGTGTCCAGAAGAAAGTGTGGAAACTAAGATAGTCAAGGACCCACTTCCTCTTGGCGTTTAG